In Aegilops tauschii subsp. strangulata cultivar AL8/78 chromosome 3, Aet v6.0, whole genome shotgun sequence, one genomic interval encodes:
- the LOC141042777 gene encoding uncharacterized protein, whose protein sequence is MSKRRANEQRPKEGEDGAPELKTATNIIELGRKLPGDGEVRVRLCVHGVGGQRIVPKQYYALVDDVKRISKINWNAFTLRVLLDCLRIVKKGKHLCQWPEGNLALLQYLYWKKVQPLEGDCAFNPNLSILPLMRNCTEGAATRRDRFDYDNGRVHGNVKLNKASVMYKPAAAVPSAETDADKVDSFENGPYEKKEFVYKEDIDSDGEPVIDMTQPDEVVPNHKTVPEKTPPKMNGHKGASPVKRNDECGATPENPWVVGTSTQAPSLDIDICPSSVSKFMAKANGKKGATIDKDEEVMSALFSDNHVPEVVADELTPEIIDAAVSFVELAASTEKNKGKKVYYSEGRGISLTSERIRPVIDAYMGHLELRVGHDRYLCPAWRSKFLVDHAIARDDPLPSSCNMDSALSKAGAVNRVTKEYTVRDKTYIALNIDNTQWMTVVMHMIKQEFQVLNSLYPLDLTERIVKALRMAIAHDMHQANLITLEKYPDVSKWPINEYDMPQQEDGISRTLAWGPNDPRFYTGQR, encoded by the exons ATGAGCAAAAGGAGAGCAAATGAGCAAAGGCCAAAGGAGGGTGAAGATGGGGCCCCAGAACTGAAAACGGCGACCAACATAATCGAATTAGGAAGGAAATTACCAGGGGACGGCGAGGTCAGAGTGCGTCTGTGCGTGCACGGCGTCGGCGGCCAGCGG ATTGTGCCTAAACAATACTACGCTTTGGTCGATGATGTGAAACGTATTTCAAAGATTAACTGGAATGCGTTCACCCTCCGTGTTCTCCTCGATTGCCTTCGCATAGTCAAGAAAGGCAAACACCTCTGCCAATGGCCGGAAGGCAATTTGGCTCTCTTGCAG TACTTGTACTGGAAGAAGGTGCAACCTTTGGAAGGTGATTGCGCTTTCAATCCCAACTTGTCCATACTACCTCTGATGAGGAATTGTACCGAAGGTGCAGCCACTAGGAGAGATCGGTTTGACTATGACAATGGGCGCGTCCATGGTAACGTCAAG TTGAACAAAGCAAGTGTCATGTACAAGCCGGCTGCTGCCGTGCCATCCGCGGAGACTGATGCGGACAAAGTGGATTCGTTCGAGAATGGTCCATATGAAAAGAAGGAATTCGTGTACAAGGAAGACATAGACAGTGATGGAGAGCCGGTCATTGACATGACGCAGCCTGATGAAGTGGTTCCCAACCATAAAACCGTACCCGAG AAAACCCCACCGAAGATGAATGGACACAAGGGAGCTTCACCTGTTAAGCGTAATGATGAATGTGGGGCTACACCGGAAAACCCTTGGGTGGTTGGTACTTCTACTCAAGCACCTTCATTGGACATAGACATTTGTCCATCTTCTGTCAGCAAGTTCATGGCTAAGGCGAATGGAAAAAAAGGTGCAACAATCGATAAGGATGAGGAAGTTATGTCCG CTCTATTTTCTGACAATCATGTGCCGGAGGTTGTGGCAGATGAGTTGACGCCAGAAATAATTGATGCAGCTGTTTCATTTGTCGAGTTAGCTGCTAGCACCGAGAAGAATAAGGGAAAAAAAGTTTACTACAGTGAAGGGCGTGGCATATCTCTGACTTCCGAAAGGATTCGACCG GTTATTGATGCTTATATGGGACATTTGGAGCTGCGCGTTGGTCATGATCGTTACCTCTGTCCAGCGTGGAGGTCCAAATTCCTTGTAGATCATGCTATCGCACGAGACGACCCATTACCGTCGAGCTGCAACATGGATAGTGCTCTGTCCAAAGCTGGAGCAGTTAATAGAGTCACGAAAGAGTATACTGTGCGTGATAAG ACGTATATCGCGTTGAATATCGACAATACCCAGTGGATGACCGTGGTAATGCACATGATCAAGCAAGAATTCCAAGTTCTCAATTCGCTCTATCCTCTAGACCTGACTGAGAGGATTGTTAAAGCATTG CGAATGGCTATAGCACACGATATGCATCAGGCAAATCTTATTACACTAGAGAAATATCCGGACGTAAGTAAGTGGCCTATCAATGAGTATGACATGCCCCAGCAAGAGGATGG AATATCTAGAACATTGGCATGGGGACCGAATGACCCGCGATTTTACACAG GCCAGCGTTGA
- the LOC109777784 gene encoding aquaporin TIP4-4: MAKFALGHHSEATEAGCVRAVLAEAVLTFLFVFSGVGSVMAAGRLAGGADTIMGLTAVALAHAMVVAVMVSAGLHVSGGHINPAVTLSLAAGGHITLFRSALYVLAQLLGSSLACLTGGAVTMPVHALAAGVGAPQGVLWEAVLTFSLLFTVYATVVDPRRSVGNLGPLLVGLVVGANVLAGGPFSGASMNPARSFGPALASGNWASQWVYWVGPMIGGSLAGLAYEGLFMVRSGHQQLPSDGTDF, from the exons ATGGCAAAGTTTGCTCTCGGGCACCACAGCGAGGCCACCGAGGCCGGCTGCGTCCGCGCCGTGCTCGCCGAGGCCGTGCTCACCTTCCTCTTCGTCTTCTCCGGCGTCGGCTCCGTCATGGCCGCCG GGAGGCTGGCCGGCGGCGCCGACACGATCATGGGCCTGACGGCGGTCGCGCTGGCCCACGCGATGGTGGTGGCCGTCATGGTGTCGGCAGGGCTGCACGTCTCCGGCGGCCACATCAACCCGGCCGTCACGCTCTCCCTCGCCGCAGGCGGCCACATCACCCTCTTCCGCTCCGCGCTCTACGTGCTCGCGCAGCTGCTCGGCTCCTCCCTCGCCTGCCTCACCGGCGGCGCGGTGACCATGCCAGTGCACGCGCTGGCCGCCGGGGTCGGCGCACCGCAGGGGGTGCTCTGGGAAGCCGTGCTCACCTTCTCGCTGCTCTTCACGGTGTACGCGACCGTCGTGGATCCGCGTCGGAGCGTTGGCAACCTCGGGCCGCTACTGGTGGGCCTCGTCGTCGGCGCCAACGTGCTCGCCGGAGGGCCGTTCTCCGGCGCGTCTATGAACCCGGCACGTTCATTCGGGCCCGCGCTCGCCTCGGGCAATTGGGCCAGTCAGTGGGTCTATTGGGTTGGGCCGATGATTGGTGGGTCGCTCGCGGGGCTAGCATATGAGGGATTGTTCATGGTCCGGTCCGGCCACCAGCAGCTTCCCAGCGATGGCACCGACTTCTAG